The following nucleotide sequence is from Glycine max cultivar Williams 82 chromosome 9, Glycine_max_v4.0, whole genome shotgun sequence.
ttcattaaaatttttgctAGTAACTTTAGATATAGCAACTTGACTATCATGAGACACTGAAATAGGAGgtatataattattcaataatgacaaatcacataacaaattttaagaaaCTCAGCCTCACTAGTAGTAGTATCTAAAGCAATAATTTATGCTTCCATGATAGAACGTGAAATAACAATTTGTTTAACAGATTTCTATGATATTGCACCACCAGCTAAAGTAAAGACATAACCATTGTCGATTTTGTTTCATCAGAATCAGAAATTCAATTTGCATCACTAAACCCCTTAATTACTGGAGGAAAACATGTATAATGAATGACATAATTAATGGTTCCTTTTAAGCATCTAAAAACTCTTTCTAATGCAATCCAATGAGAATGTTCAAGATTATTAATATACCTTCCTAATCTACCAATTGCATATGCAATGTCAGGCCTAGAGAAGTTTGTCAAATGCAACAAAGAACCAATAATTTATGTGAAGAAATTCCTTTactcaaaattttctttaacttaatggatgagtcataaggagtagaaacatgtttcacatcaaaataattaaacgtCTTCAACAACTTTTTAACATAATGTGATTAGATTAAAATCAtgtcatcatttttctttataagctaATACCCAAAATCACATATATAGGACCAAGGtccttcatatcaaaattaCTAGACAAGAAAGacttcacatcatttatgaaatgcatattactaccaaatatcaatatgtcatccacatacaaacataaaatgacacatccactatcatcaaattgtttcacatacacacatttatcactACTATTGATTTGAAAACCATACGAAAGAACAACTTGATCAAACTTTTCATGTCATTGctttggagcttgtttcaaatcatataaaaatttaacaagtttacaaactttcttttctttacccAGTTCTACAAAGCCTTCAAGTTGGCTCatataaatttcttcttttaagtcaccatttaaaaaagcagtttttacatccatttgatgaatttctaaattaaaaacacaagcaAGTGCAATTAAAACTCTAAAGTAGTAACTTTAGAAACAGGAGAATATGTATCAAAGAAATCTACATCCTTTATTTGTTTACAACCAATTGTTGGGAATTTTCAATAAActttataaaataccaaatgagcaccataacacattacgtcagattatcaagaggttttaaaGAATACTTGGACCCATAGAGCTTGATTAACATGCAGCGGAATCTGACAGTggtcacgaacaattggtttaatgaccttcctcaaccaaatcaccttcttTCTTATGGgaccttcattttctcttcagatggggaAATGAGAAACTGTTTGTTGATTTTGGTTTATTGGGGACCATAATCATGCCTTatgttttaaacctattagggTTCCCATTATTTCCTAATGGGTCAAACTGGTTTTCGCTCATTAAGCCCATATTAATTTTCTGACAGTCTAATGGGCCCACTTAAATAGACCACTTTATATTAAACCCATTtagatgtaaataactaatataaatgttataatataatatgcagcccatattaattaattaggaattataaaattcctaacaatctcccacttaggcttcatattaaccttagacatttatatcacaaaattcTTTAGGCGTGCAAccgtattttatttacttttagacttCTTTTATACAATCTGGTCCATCTCATATGGCAACAGGAAACCACTGCAGTTTTCATCACAATTTAGCTTGACTTAGCCACAATGATCACCACTGTTACTCATACTCgatgacatagatcaaatatggataagcggcatggaaattacatacaatgtgatcttaatcatgtctatttccaactagtccaaactttattctttatagagatcaatccaaaatgcaatacaaatattgcacataaaacaaactcaaaatataatgataaacatcaactttatttttgcagaaaatccaaataacaaaaatgtttgtaaaccgtaagatatagaacatgagtaagactcccactaaactaaggtactatcAGGAATTATACCCATATGAGCAATGTGctcgtgaaaaaaaaaactttagtgtCATACCTTTAGTAAGTGGATTAACTAGCATGGAATGAGTTCCTATATGTTCTATACAAATCTATATTTTCTggattctttatttaacaaccaaatactttatgtcaacaaacttttatttggttgaatccttaataagacTGCTAAGATATTGTCTCAATAAACACCTGATGGCTACTTAATGTTGGCGACAACAAGCAAGTCagttacaataatttagcaatcataaattctagtataatgtctcatagcaaaatattaactccaccaacatGGTCAAATGTGAATCCTTATGTGAAGTGATTGCTATTAAAACATTCTGAAAAATAGAAGTCAGAATATccaatgatctctaaacttctaAACTTTTGATATGAAAACACGtagtttcttgttctcttcaattaacGCATAATGCGCTTCACTACTTCTAGTGTTACATACcaagattactcatatatcacTTTAGGACTCCATtttcaaactctaaattttacACAAGTAGATTTGAGATTCACataatatgagtaatttaaaccatagtagtaacaacaacaacaattaaagaagagaacaaacatgcaatgcacaaataatctttatggtaaatttcaagacccaaacaagatacctagcgcaccattaatcctcaatctttggattgaaaaagactaactgcaagtggtactctcaatgcattgatcaaacattggtgataagtcctgtcaaacaaaggttgtctttggacacttcattgctcacatggaaaacttatatgatgattattccggtcaaataatgattgtctttgaacatttcattattcacatggaaaatcacactatttataatcaccacatgtttaccattgcaagcatgtaattattctgtcaaattgtgtcttcctttgggccgaacacaattcacatgaataatttcatgcaacatccatgtaaattcaatcaaataaatttacacAACAAAGGTTACTTTGGCaacatgttgtttcaatcaatttaaccaaaaatacaagataatttaatacaataaatgagaggtcttaaaattacacaaattttgttaaaattacataatttaaccaaaagaaTCCTTTAAAGATACTAGAGAAAATGTTTCTTTATAGTCAATGTCTTCCTTCTGAGAAAAGCCTTTAGCAACTAGACGAGCCTTATATCTCTTGATATTACCCtttaaatatccatttacaaccaataggTTTCACACCTTCAGGCAATTCAACTAGATTCCAAAATTCATTGTCATTCATAgacttcatctcatccttcatggcatcaaTCCAATTTTGAGAGTTAGAACTGTGCATAGCTTGACAGAAGTTGATTGGATCATCCTCTGTTAAACCAACACCATCCttatgttcttggagaaatataatataatcatttgagATTGCATTTCTCCTCTTTCTAATGGATCTCcttaatgacacttcttgaggTTGTTGAGGTTGCTCTAAAGGTATTTGAGGGGGAACCTCATTGTTGTCTTGTTCCggaacaatgtcaatagtttgAACATTGTCTTCTATTACCGAAGTTGTGTCTTGAATAGTAATAGGTATGAGGACTTGATCACTGTAAATAATaggttcttcctcaaagacaacattctttatgttctcttccttcccaaactcaacttcctcaagaaatctCGCATTTCCCATCTCGAAAGAAGATTAAGGTgggattgtaaaatttatagccTTGAGAGCGTTCaacatagccaacaaaataacAACTAATTATTCTTGAGTCCAACTTTCTTTCATATGGCCTATAAGGCCGTGCCTCAACTGGACAACCCCAAATGTGCAAATGTTTAATGCTTGGCCTTTCCAAGAAATTGTAGAAAAATGACCACAAATGTCTATATGCTCTAGTTCCAAGATGTCTTTAGCTCTTTCGACAcctaatttccttatgtttgttCGTTTTCCCTTTATGCATTCAATACAAACCTCAAAGTCTAATAAATACAAAGGGTCAAGAATTTCATCCAACACAAGTCTCTGAATTCTTTGTTTAGAGATATGGCCCAAACGCTTATGTCATAAGGTGGCTGAATTCtcattcaatttttcattttgtaccatgtgaacttatttgcagtatttcattataggaactaacaacatcaaacatgtaaagattatcaattaaagaaccagaaccaagcatatttgaattttggtagagactaactttattatttccaaatgaacaagaaaatacaaatttgtccaaactagaaatagaaatcaaattccGTCTAAAAGACAGTACAACAAAAGTcttaaacaaatcaaaataaaatccaGTTTTCAAATGTAATCTAAAAGTTCCAATAGGTTCCACTGCAACCTTCTTGCCATCATCCACAaagatgaatctttcatcatcacttAGTGGTTGGCTCCACAGGCAACCCTGCATAGTCATACTTATGTGAGTAGTAGCACCAGAATCTACCCACCAAGTATCTTTAGGTACAAAAGCCAAATTAACTTCTGAACAAACTAGAGTAAGAAATTTACCTTTCTTCACACGCCATGCGGCATACTTGGgacactctttcttcatgtgtcccgaCTTCTTGTAGAAGTAACAAGTAAATTCCTCATCCTTATTTTGCTTCTTTTGCTGAGAAGTCCCTTCCACAGCACCCTtagtcttcttctttttcttattctaaGAGGTCAAAGTCAAGTGAGCACTTTTAGTCCTATCTCTCTACAACCTCTCCTCCTCTTGCACACAGTGAGATATAAGCTCATTGAGGGACCATTTGTCCTTCTGAGTGTTAtagctcactttgaattgcccaaaGTGTGCAGGAAGCGAGGTCAAAACCAAGTGCACGAGCAGGTCTTCACCAAGCTCTAACTTAAGTGACTTGAGTTTTGATGCGAGATTGGACATCTCCATAATGTACTCCTTTATGTTTCCTTTACCTTTATACTTCATAGAGATGAGTTTGGCCAAAAGGTTACTCGTCTCCGCCTTTTCATTTTTGGCAAAGTATTGCTCAATTTCCTCAAGGAATTTCTTTGCACTTTGACCCTCGGAAATAGAGCCCCGAAACGCCTCTGGAATAGAGTGCTTCATGATCATAAGGCACATTCGGTTGGACCGATCCAACTTCTCAATTTTTACCTCATTAAGTCCAAATCCATACAGCCAAGAACAATTTCTACGGCTTCCTTCCAGACCTTAAAATTTGTCCCATTTAGCATTGGGATAGAATTCACTTGGGCAGTAACATTTGCAGCACTGGTAATATTAACTAAacagagaacaaaaaaaaataacatgttcacaaataatcaagTAAGTCatataaagtaaatatataacaagacatgcaaatatttcccataacagatccatcacaagatacccaacacaacattaattctagtctttggacaaagaaattaatttgtaattggcactctcaacgcaatgatcaaatattgacaattaaTTCTGACAAATAATACCCTTTCTTTGGACTGACTAttattctcataaaaaaaacttaataattgtcacatatttatcatctcaagtatgttattatttggccaaattgtgtcttcctttgggccgaGCACAATTCGCGTAGATAATTTCATACTAACATccatgcaatttaattaaatcaatttacacaatagaagttactttggcaacataatggttcaatcaatttaattaaaattacatgacACACAAATAAATGGAAAAGATCTGTAATGGTTAAATTTGCACCCAATTGTGATAACAGtaaatgtttgaaaaattaCATCATGGTAAACTAATTACGCACCCGAAACAAACATATCACGATACTATCACAAATTTATACCAACCACatgaataacataaattatcagcttatcaccatttcataaaaaaaaacagttggcaaaaaaaaatttattcatataaGACAAAAGACCATTGTCTTATTACTtattcatataaacaaaaaatatatatatttatgaaattgtgTCACGTACTAAATGCCAACACCAAATACGTAAAACCTTTATTCCAAATAGAATAATATGCCAGcaaatgcaacaaaaaaaaaaattatacaaccgTAAATCAAGTGTAGAGGCCTTTTATTAATTCTAAAGAGGAGAAAAACTTTATGACCATAACACATAAATTTAggggttttacaattttattgatcaaaatagtttctctccaaaataaaattagggttcatataaataaaatgatccAGATATAATACATATTAAGCAAAGCTTTAAATCCCAATAATCTAACAGTAATggaggctctgataccacttgttgggaatttttaataaactttataAAATACCACATGAGCACCATAAcacattacgttagattatcaaaaggttttaaggaatacctggatccatagaGCTTGATTAACACGCAGCGGAATTTGATAGTGGTCAcaaacaattggtttaatgaccttcctcaaccaaatcaccttcttccttatgggaccttcgttttctcttcagatggggagaggAGAAATTGTTTGTTGATTTTGGTGTATTGGGGATCATAACCATGCCTTatgttttaaacctattagggtttccattatcccctaatgggccaaactggtttccgctcattaagcccatatcaattttctggcagtctaatgggctcacttaaatagatcactttatattgaacccATTTAGATgcaaataactaatataaatgttataatataatatgcag
It contains:
- the LOC112997815 gene encoding uncharacterized protein — translated: MKHSIPEAFRGSISEGQSAKKFLEEIEQYFAKNEKAETSNLLAKLISMKYKGKGNIKEYIMEMSNLASKLKSLKLELGEDLLVHLVLTSLPAHFGQFKVSYNTQKDKWSLNELISHCVQEEERL